gtagatgatactggggtgatgtgtatatatgtgtgtatggtttGGGATGAGTTactaaaattctggtattgtttataCGGATGAacagttttatgtttttctactgcataggtgtgtaatataatcaggtttcctcagtgctcacttggggcctgagatgttatagcagctTATATAggagtatcataatgttatattttgcagtttattttataaaaaaaaatggtatagatttttcgggtcgttacagtttggtttcagagcctaggtttttaggttctgtaaactctagagtacagcggaaaacaataccagaatataggaatggaattttaaGAAGAGTGGAACAGGATATCAGTGAATTGATGTTGGGGAATTaggattagaatttagggttctgttttaCGATCTGGAGGTAGAATTTCggggtggtttttgtgattttcctagggtgacgatttcaggaaaactatagtaaactatcatcgatttctatttccatatggtaggactagaccttaaattagtgataggaagtGCGGGGTATTTTATATAGAGTAGTATTATAAGGTTTGGATTCTCAAGCTAGTGGCGACGATGAAGCAGGGCCTTCTGGTGCAGGAGGCGGGGACTCAGATGCTGTTTTATGCAacgtagctcagcaggtcatgactAAGATTTCCCGgagctctagggagtagggaggtccatctacaatTTAGGGAtgcacgatagagaagttcacaaagatgaatcctccagcgttttTAGGAGGAGTTAATCTTGTAGctactgagaactggatgcaagagatcgagaaaaCACTGACAGTGCTCCAGCGCATCGATGAGCAGTGGGTTCTTTATGCCTCGTATAAGCTGACAGatgaggctaagagatggtgggtAGCTACAAAGTTGTTGGAAGAACAGAGGCCTATGCCCATGGATATGACCTGGAGCAAATTCAGggagatatttttcgatagatattttcccgcCACAGTCAAAGAGGCTAAAGTACAAGAATTTCTAAGCCTGTTCCAGGGAtcgatgacagtccagcagtacgtgGTGAAATTCATTGAGTTTTCGTGCTTCTGTCCTTATATCATTCCAAATGAAGCTAAAAAGGCTAGAATGTTCAATAGAAAATTGAGGCGAGATATATACAGGCATGTTGCAGTATTAAAGATGCAGGATTTTTCTGAGCTTGTTGATAGAGTCATGGTAGTAGAGGAGAGTGCGTAGACAGATGTAGGAGGATCAagccaaaggaagaggcccacgcctcttgGTTTTCATACGGGTTCCAGCCGAGGCCCATGGAAAGGAGATCGATATGGAggaggccagaggcagatgaTGGGGCATGACAGTGTTCAGGGTGGGCAGATTATTCCTATCTGCCCTAGATGTGGCCggaggcatccaggtgaatgtaggatgggagagaacaTTTGTTACCGATGTGGAAGACCTGGttatatggctcgatcatgtcagggACCACTGATctatgcaccagctcccagactaGGTTGGGTTGGATGAGAGTAGGTGCCTCGTGGAGTCCAgtagaggaacactgcaccggcgagagtctatgcattgacgcctAGAGATGCTGAGACTGCTGAAGACGTTGTCACAGGTAtacttactactttaccatataaagttttttttttttttttacacaggtgccacccattcctttgtatcgtcGGGGTATGCTAAAGTAGTTGGGATAGGAGTaaagttgttagatgttgagttgttagtATCCACATCGATTGGATCTAATCTGAGGTGTGGGAGCGTAATTAGAAATTTTCCAGTGGCCACTCAAGGGAAAGTGCTACCAGTTAATCTTGTGATACTAaatatgtagggatttgatgtgatattgggtatggattggctagcagctaatcatgccagcattgattgccatcagaaagaagtgatttttagacccccaggtgagcaagaatacaaatttgtgggttcacgtgtacgtgcttcACCATGGCTAGTGTATGCTATTTAGTCAAGGAGACTGATTCAGGGTGGATGCCAAGGATATGTAGCCTATATAAAGGAATTTCCAAAGGAGGAACTAAATCAGGCCGACATTCCAATGGTTggagaatttccagatgtcttCCCAAAGGAGTTACATGGCTTACCACTAGactgagagattgaatttacagTGGATCTACTGCCAGGTACGGCACCGGtgtctaaagcaccataccgtatggctccaaccAAATTGAAGGAATTAAAAAATCAGTTATAAGAATttttggataaagggtttatcagacctagcgtgttgccttggggagcatcaatattgttcgtgaaaaagaaagatgggaccatgaggatgtgtatagattatagggagataaacaaattaatagtcaagaataaatatcctcttcctaggattgatgacttatttgattagctccaggggacctaagtctactctaaaattgaccttcgatcaggttatcactaggtgaaagtcaaggcagaggacatATCAAAAACAACATTCCAAAtcagatatgggcactacgagttcttggtaatgccattcgggttaactaatgcaccaatagtatttatggatttaatgaatcaggtgttccatcaatacctgGACCAATTCGTTGTGGTTTTTAtaaatgatatactggtctactcgagaagttttgaggagtaCGAGCATCATTTGCGActggtattgcaggtattaagaGAAAAGAAGCTTTACGCGAAgttaaagaaatgtgaattctggttgtgGCAGGTCACTTTTCTTGGGCAAGTGATCTCCGGGGACGATATATCAGTTGACCCGTGTAAGATTAAAGCAGTGATGAGTTgggtaaggccaggaaatgtccaagaggttagaagttttctaggtttagcaggctattactgacgttttgtggatggtttttcccGATTGTCGAGTCTGCTAACATGACTCACAaagaaaaatatgagatttaaatGGATCGATGTTTGTAAGCAGAGCTTCAAAGAGTTAAAGCGACGGTTGGTCTCTACACTGATactatctattccatcaggggaggatggatttgcgatatacagtgatgcatctttgaaggaaCTTGGaagtgtgttaatgcagcatagAAGAGTTATTGCCTACGCACCTAaacagcttaaagagtatgaaaagaattaccctatgcacgACCTAGAGTTAGCAGTAGTGGTGTATgtctgaagatctggaggcactatctttatggtgggaaatgcaaaattttcactgatcataaaagcttaaagtatttcttcacccaaaagatTTGAATCTGCAgtaaagaagatggttggagcttatcaaggattatgattgtactatcaactaccacccaggaaaagtaAATGTGGTGGTTAATGCACTAAACAAGAAAATAGCAAAAGTAGCGGTGttagcagtggagattcaacacccTATCCAAATGGATTTGGAGACGTGAggcatggagctgatagagggtgatcaccaggcatttattgccaactcgGTGTTAcagcctacattgcaagaaaTGATTAAAGCCACCTAAAGAACTGATCCAGAACTAGAAAAGTTGATAAAGAAAGTGCAAGACGGGTAGGAGAAAGAGTTCAGTATATCAAATGATGGAGCCCTGCAGTTTTGTACTAGATTATGCATTCCTACAGATGCTCAAATCAAGAGAGTCATCTTGGAGGAGGCttatagatccctatacaccgtgcatctgggtagtactaaaatgtatcaggatctaagggaatccttctggtggagtggcatgaagaagaagattgctgaatttgtaaagcagtgcttgacgtgccagcaaacaaaggctaagcaccagagacccgtgcgacagttgcagccactttacatccttgAGTGAAATTGGGATCATGTCTTTATGGACTTTGTAACAAGGCTACCACCAACATGATAGAAACAAAACGCTATTTGGGTGGTTATAGATCGACtaatgaagaccgctcacttcatccccCTCAAAGTAAACTATTCTATGGATGGGCTagcagaattatatattcaagagatagttcgctCCCATGGTGTGCCGATATCTATAGTCATATATCGTGACCCccgatttacatcacgattttggaaaaattttcaggaggctatggggtcacagttagcattcagcacagcttttcatcctcaaactgatgggtaGACAAAGAGGATgattcaaatacttgaggatatgctgcgagcttgtgtgctagattttgggggtagctggacctagtATCTACTGGTGGTTGAGTTTgaatataataatagctatcaggctagcatcagcatggcaccatacgaggcgttatatggtaggaggtgtcattctccactGTATTAGGAGGAAgtgggtgaaaggcgagttttgaaaccagaattggtgcagcaggcgtacgataaagtctgactgattaaagatagaatcagtgtagttTAGatttggcagaaaagctacgcagatactcgtcaCCGGGAGTTAAAATTTGACGTAGGAGATAAGGTATTTATgaaggtagctccactgagaggagttatgagatttgggaagaaggataagctaagccctaggtacattggcccattcaagatacttgagagattggggttagttgcctacaggctaactttaccaccagttttatctagaattcacaacgtattttatgtttccatgctgagaaaatacgtcctTGACTCATCCCACATGATCAATTACGCTGAAATAGAGCTTAGAAATTCACTGGCATATGAGGAAGCGCCAATGCAGATCTTAGATAAGAAGGAATAGGAAttgtgcaccaagaaaattcaattagtgaaagtttcatggaaaaatcatgtCATAGAAGAAGCTTGGTGGAAGCTTAAGGaggagattagacagaaatacctcAACCTATTTAATGGAGTATAGTATtagttagtattaattaaatAAAGTTAATTTTGATTTATTCGGTGCAGAGTGAtcaatgtatagttgtattttagatcataggataggtagtgttttggttttgagaaagttttcttttatgagtatatttgtaatctcctataATCAtttatgtaaccacagtattccttcgccataagtgaggataattaataaaataagtagcctatttttctCAATTGATGGTGTTTAATACAGATAacaaattttaaggacgaaattttataagaaggggagaatatAGTAACCCGGGTAATTAtgagaattaaataataaagaaatgagaggaaaaaggaaattttaaaggggggcgtagtagggcctcgtcgacaacgCAAAcgtatctcgtcgatgagaatttaccaAGGGGCTATTTTTggggcctgaaactcatcgacgagggttaggtgttcatcgatgaaccccttcttggacttgtcgacgaggtgtcgtggctcatcgacaaggtcacATGGAAAGAGGTTTATAAATAGCATAAAATAACGGTTCAGCGAAGAAATTCATTTCTTCTCAGTTTTTTTCTCTCTCCTGCTCGGTTTCTCTCCCCTTCCCTCTAGATTTCTCGCCCCGTTTCTTCCcattttgatgatcagaagccgcCATGTTGATCCtgtggagattctctacaagtctactagaATAGATTGTTGGTTTAGGCATTTTgaacaccatcccaaaatcagggtaagtagattatttaggtatttttagtattagtaggcttatttgagttaagattttgtattctatatataagaatatactagaattttgtgaagtaaaattagggtgttatgttttcagggttagggtgtttttgggaccctgcaagcatgggttgaggaccctagcaGGTATTTTTCCAGGAGCCCAAGTacattaaagtttaagaaattgtgaataggcatGTTCAGGAAATATAAGTGAGATAATTTTATGGAAAAAATTCAGTGATTTACTAaggaatttgtataaatgtattattgcAACATTTTGAGATTGGTACGCCGAGGGCATGAGgatagagttggaggcgagcctcccaatcagttaggtaagggaaatatgctatgttagaaattttagaatatttattaataaattatatgtttttctagattattattGAGTTCAGAAATTATTTATATATCAGAAAATACAGTATCAGTAtctgagatatttatttatgtagttgtgtggcatgagatagtATTAGATCAATATATGAATTATACAATTTCcatattattatgatttatagtatctaTTAGAAATATGTTATAAGACCTTATCAGATCAGTATAGAAACAATACAATTTTTAGattggtatgatttatattattatgcagagatatgttttatcagattttataagagtatgaattacagtgtttatacagacagatattttacagcatatgcagattaccatgatttccaaaatattaaagtcataacactatgatattacagtttatacaactcaGCTAATgcaatattttcatatcagttttcggtgttatggttatcTTCCATAACATTATGGTAATTCAGTTTATATAgtatagatattacagtattttcggATTAGctttcggtgttatggttattttggaatcatgatgaaacagtaagataataatgtatatcagtactatataatatcagaccctaattaatcagttcagtaaatattcagttatcagagcacggtaccgttgctattacaagattagagtgcaaccacacatcttagatagtgcgTGGAAGGTTTCCGTCAATCGTGTCTAAAGGGATTGTAGACTCCCCAGGAGAGTGGGTTGAGGTGGCTAGTTTGAGGAGGTAGATACCAGTAtcgtgcctaggagaggttgcagtttggccaggttgaggattggtagagttacagtggacttacctagtaggccaaccaaggttaagtcccgcctacgggccgcacaatcctgtcatgaggggttaaatcatgatgtacagttttcaagggtaaatatcacagttatgtatatgtatacaaatttacagaatatcagcagatatattatgatactagaagtatgaaaaagtagaaaactcggacattacagttgtattttaaattataaaagatgcaagttgtactgtatatttttctatcaatttttaCAGTTTCAtatatttatcagtatagtatttatgtagcTCAGTTGCCACACAGTAGTAGTagtatatttcctcttactgagcgttgtctcattccagtgatttaatattttttaggtgatctaattaggcgagcggatcaggctcacagatagagaggTCGATTGAGTACACTACCTTATTTGTTGGGTAAGTGTATACAGGagatagtatttttgagtagatgatactggggtgatgtgtatatatgtgtgtatggtttTGGATGAGTTACtaaaattctagtattgtttatatggatgaacagttatatgtttttcttgctgcataggtgtgtaatataatcagatttcctcagtgctcactttGGACctaagatgttatagcagattatataggagtatcataatgttatgttttgcaatttattttataaaaaaaatggtatagatttttcgggtcgttacaaccaTGCTCATtttcgttgccctgagcttcccaCTCCACTAgtacaacatgttcatcactgccccgaCTTTTTGGCTcctattttttatcatcaaactcttgagtacgcttcactatagccttctcatcaaagactacatctctactgatcaccaccttgtttgccactagatcccacagcttataccccttcacaccctctggatatcccaagatgatgcaacgacgagacttcgggtcaagcttagacctctcctcactagacacgtggacatagccTGGACActcgaataccttcaatccagagtggtctactgcatttcccatccaaacctcttccgccactttaccccCTAGCGATGCCCTTAGTTATCGGTttaccagaaaacaagtcatactaactacctTGGCCTAGAAGTTCTTTGATAGCCatgcattcaatctgagacaccgagccgTATCAGCAAGAGTTCATccgttctaccacaccatttttttAAGGTGTTCGGCGAATTGTAAAATGCCTCTTGATGCCTTGctctgcacaaaactccataaaccaagaatcagCGTACTTGGTTCCATAATtcaaccttaagtatttgattctcctccatATCAGGTTTTCCGCTtcaaccttccaaatcttaaacttggcaaacgtactagatttgtgacgcatgaagtaaactcaaaccttccgtgagtaatcttcaatgaaactcacataatacacatgtccaccctttgatgcaactctaactgggctccaaacatctgaatgcacatgGTCTAGAATTCTtttcgtcttgtgagtagctgaACTGAATTTTGCCCTATTCTGTTTTCCAGGAACACAAAATCTGTAgaattccaactgacatgattttaaaccttttaacAATTTTcacttgtgtagttctttcatactatgttctcccatatgcccaagacgcatataCCACAAGATGGTTTCATCTTATTCAGCATCCATAGCTACAACTCCACCTATAACAGTAGTTCCctgcaacgtgtaaatattctCATCCAGTTTCTACTCTTTTATTACagttagattacctttccataccgtcaagacTTCAActtcggacttgtaattgaaaccgttacaatccaaagtaccaagagatatcagactctttctcaactcaggtatatgtttCACATTACACAGTGTtgttacagcaccatcaaacatttttatctatACATTTCCTATGTCAACAATCTTACAAGAAGCACCATTACCCATAAGAACGgatccagaattcactaacctgtaagtgttgaatcactccttgtttggagtcatgtgataagaacatgtcaagtcaagtatcca
The Malania oleifera isolate guangnan ecotype guangnan chromosome 13, ASM2987363v1, whole genome shotgun sequence DNA segment above includes these coding regions:
- the LOC131145766 gene encoding uncharacterized protein LOC131145766, translated to MNPPAFLGGVNLVATENWMQEIEKTLTVLQRIDEQWVLYASYKLTDEAKRWWVATKLLEEQRPMPMDMTWSKFREIFFDRYFPATVKEAKVQEFLSLFQGSMTVQQYVVKFIEFSCFCPYIIPNEAKKARMFNRKLRRDIYRHVAVLKMQDFSELVDRVMVVEESA